The following nucleotide sequence is from Nitratidesulfovibrio termitidis HI1.
GTCCTGGAACCACACCTTCTACTGGGCAGGCATGAAGCCCGGCGGCGGCGGCAAGCCCCCGGCCAAGGTTGCCGACGCCCTGTCCGCCGCCTTCGGCTCCGTGGACGCCTGCGTCACCCAGCTTTCCGACGCCGCCAAAACCCAGTTCGCCAGCGGCTGGGCCTGGCTGGTCAAGGGCCGCGAAGGCGGCAAGGATGTGCTGAAGGTGCTGAAGACCGGCAACGCCGAAAACCCCATCACCCAAGGCTATACCCCCATCCTCACCATCGACGTGTGGGAGCATGCCTACTACCTGGACTACCAGAACAAGCGCCCTGATTACGTCCAGGCCTTCTTCGACAAGCTGGTGAACTGGGACGAAGTGGCCAAGCGGTTGTAAGTGATCGGCTGTTCCAAGATTTTTTAAGAATGAATCGGGGAGGGGACCTTTTAAAAAAGGCTCCCTCCCCGAACCCCGCTCTGCTGTCGTCATCCGTAACACTCACGCGTTGCACTCGCTTAACGGCTGACGCTCCCCCCCAAACTTTTTATCGGGGGGATTGTTATAAGCGCGCCGCCGCAACGAAGCCTATGCCCTGTCGTCATCCTCCGACTTCGTCTGCAATACCCACCCAATTGAAAAGTTTTGGAAGATAGGGGTCCGGGGAAAGAAACCTTTTTCAAAAGGTTTCTTTCCCCGGTTATTCCCAGTTCAATCTCTTTAAAAAATCAGATGACTACCCGGCGACAGGGGCGATCCTGGCGAGGTCGGCGGCAATGCGGTCACGGATGGGGCCGAACACGCGTTCGTTGTGGGCCACCATATCGATCTGGCGGGTATGGATGAGCAGGTAGCCCACGCCGCGCACCAGGGTGAGGATGCGGTCCTTGGGCAGTCCTTCGAGGGAGGCGAACAGGGCGTCGTCCTTGACGTCGGCGCGGAAGCCGCGTGCTTCCAGCACTTCGCCCACGAACCGGGCACGCAGGGTGCGGCGGTCGGCGCTGGCGGCGCCGCCCTTGAACTGGAAGGTCACGTAGTTCTCGTGCGGGTTGTCGGTGGCCATGGCTTCCACGGTGCAGAAGTGGTAGCCGAAGCGCGCCTGAAGGTTGCAGTAGTCGCGCGAGATCATGAGAAAGTTGCGATTGGCCAGGGTGGTGGCGGCAGTGGGTTCCAGGTCCGGATTCACGGTGGATTCCAGCATGACGGACAGGAACCCGCGCGCGTCGGTAGCAGGCGGCCCGGCCCAGGGCACGGCGGTCATGCCATCCCACAGGGCCAGCATGGGCGCGGAAGCGATGTCGGCCAGGTCTACCACGGGGCCGGGCACGGGCTTGCGGAAGCCGCCGTCGATGTCCAGCAGCCAGTATTGCAGCTTGGTGCCATTGACCCGCAGCTGCTTGCCCAACCGCTGGGTGCCGGAGCCGGAGGAACCGGCGGGATCGGGCGCGCCGAACAGCACCTCCACGGACTTCTCGTGGCAGAAGCGGGTGATGTCGTGCAGGGTGCGGCAGTGAGCGGGGGCAAACTGCGGCGATTCCGGGTCCAGCAGATGCAGCGGCAGCACCAGCCGCGCGGCTTCGGCCAGCGCGGTGTGCACCGGGCTGCCCTCCATCAGGTTGCGACGCGGGGCGTGACCCAGAAGGTCTTCGATGCGACCGGGATGCACGCGGCGGTTATCCGCATCCACGGTGACGATGCCCGCCTGCTCCAAAAGCTCTGCGGCGCGGGGCAAACCAAACAGGGCGGGCACGCCGTACTCGCGGGCCACGCTGGCCAGATGCCCGGCGGCCCCGCCCGCCTCTGCCACCACGGCGGACGCGCGGGACAGCAACGGCGCCCAGCGCGGCAGGGCGCGCTCGATGACCAGCACGCCACCATCAGGGAAGGACAGCAGGTCCATGTCCTTGCGCACCACGTGGGCAAGGCCCGCGCCCGCGCCAGGGCTGACCGGGGTGCCGCCCAGCAGCAACACGGGCGGACCGGATTCGCCGCAGTTGTAGCCGCCCGGCAGAGGGCCGGATTCTGCGGCGGCATCATCGCCGGATCGGGTTGCTTCGATAACATCCGTTGCCGCCGCGCCCGCACCGTCCGCGCCATCATCCCCGGCCACTGGCGAACATTCGCCCTCGGGCAATTCGTCGTGACGCGCCTCGCGCAGGGGGCGGCTTTGCAGGATGGTCAGCACGCCTTCGGGGCACACGGCCCATTCGATGTCCTGCGGTTCGCCGTAGAACACCTCGAACCCTGCGGCCAGCGCGGCGATTTCCAGGGCGCGGGCATCGTCGATGCACGGGGCGTCCACCATGTCCGACGGCATGTCCTCCAGCCGCACCCCCTCGATGGGGTCGCGCACGAAGCGCTGGGGCTTGGCCGCTATCTGGCGCTGCGCCACTGCCATGGGCACCTCGCGCGAAACCACGAACACGTCGGGGCTGAAGCTGCCGTCCACCACTGCCTTGGGCAGGCCGGGCACGGCGTTGATGACCACGGTGTTGTCGCGCAGGTCGAGCGGGTTGCGGCTGTAGGCCACACCGCCCGCCACCGCATCCACCATGACCAGACAGCCCACGCACATGGGCACGTCCTCGTCGGGGATGCCGCGCGCCAGGCGGTAGGTCATGGCGGTGACGCCGTACTTGCTGGCCACGATGTCCTTGAAGGTGTCCAGCACGTCTTCGGGCGGCACGTTGAGTTCAGAGCGGTACTGCCCGGCGAAGGAGGCGTCCAGCGAATCCTCGCCCACGGCGCTGGAGCGCACGGCAAAACGCACCTCCGCCCCGATGCAGGCGACCGCGGAAGAATGGCCCGGATGCGGCTCCGTCCGTGCATCATGCGGGGGCCCCGCCAGGCGCTCCACCTGCGCGGTGATGGCCTCGGCCAGGTCGTCGGGCACGGGCGCTGCCAGAATGAGTTGCTGGATGGACGCAGACAGCGCGAACACCTCGTCCAGCCGGGTGGCGTCCGCCGCCTGCACCCGCCGGTCGATCTCTTCCTGCAACCCGCCTGCCTCCATGAAACGCTGGTAGCCCGTGGCCGTGACCACGAAGCCGTCGGGCACGGTGATGCCGAGGCTGCGGCGGATTTCGCCAAGGTTGGCCATCTTGCCGCCGGTCTGGTCGGCCAGGTCCACGCCGGTTTCGGCAATGGGCAGCACCAGCGGCCCGCCGCCCGCACGCACATGGGGGGCCACCACGGCCTCGATGCCCGCGCGGATTTCGTCGAACTTCGTTTCCAGCTCGGGCCAGCGGTCATCGGACAACGTGTTGAGGTGGCGCACGATCTGGAACACGCTGGCGCACGCACGGGTGCAGGCCCCGCGCACGTAGGTCATGCCGAAGGGACGCACCCCGCGCAGGGCCTCTTCCATGTCGGCCATGATTTCAAGGGCGCTTTTGTTGGCGGACAGCAGCAGCCGGAACCGCGAGCAGCGTTCGCGGTACAGCGCGCGCAGCCGTTCGGTTTCGGCGTCGGGCACGCCGCCGTCCTGCGCAGAGGGGTCCTGCCGCCGGAACAGCGCGCCGAGTGTATGGAAAAAGCCGCCCATGTCGCTTCCGCCGAGGTCTGCTTCGTGAAATCCGCCGTCAGCCGATAGGGCCGCCGGTCTTGCTGCCTGCCGCTTGCCCGTTGCCTGTTCTCCGCCCTGCCGCGCGCCGCTGCTCAGGCGTGACGCACGGCCTCGCCCAACTTGAAGATCAGCTCGTTGATGGCCACGGGTTTCAGCATGTAGTCGAACGCGCCCAGCTCCATGCCGGTCAGGGCCGCGCCCAGGCTGGCATGCCCGGTCAGCAGCACCACCGGCACCTCAGGCCGCAGGGCCTTGATGCGCCGCAAGGTCTCCAGACCGTCCATGCCCGGCATCTTCACGTCCAGCACCACGGCGTCGTAAACGCCCTGCTCCACGCGCGCCACCGCGTCCGTGCCGTTGTCCACCGTGTCCACCTCCATGCCGCGCCGTTCCAGCCGCTTGTGCATGAGGTCCAGGAATTCCGTCTCGTCATCCACGATGAGAATCTTCATGTCGTGGCCCTTTTTCGAAGATGTTCGGGGGAAGGGACCCTTTAAAAAGGGTCCCCTTCCCCCGGCCCCCATCCCCCCAAACTTTTCATTCGGGGTGTGGGAGGGGCCGAGGGCGCCGTGCCCCCTCCATACGGGGGTGCAGGGGGCAAGGCCCACTGCCCGCCGGAGGCGTACAAAAAGCAGCAGCCGCTACCGCAAGTTGAGCAGGGTATCCTGCGTGAAGGCGGGTGCTGCGGTGGGCAGGTACACGGTAAAGGTGGCCCCGTTGCCGGGGCTGCTTTCCGCCACGATGCGGCCGCCGAGTTTTTCCATGATCGAGTAGCAGATGGCGAGGCCAAGGCCGGTGCCTTCGCCTGCCTTCTTGGTGGTGTAGAACGGGTCGAAGATGTGTTCGAGCACGTCGGGGGTGATGCCGCCGCCGGTATCGGTAACGGCCACGAACACTTCCTGCCCGCCTTCGGTGGCCCCGGTGCGCACGGTAATGGCCCCGCCCTGGCCCACGGCATCGATGGCGTTGTCCAGCACGTTCAGGATCACCTGCTGCACCTGCGCGGTGTCGGTGGTGATGGCGGGCAGGTTGGCGTCGAAATCCTTGTGGATGGTGATGGAACGGTGCAGGGCCTCGCTTTCCAGAAACTTCACGGTCTGCTCGGTCAGCACGTTGAGGGGCACGTCTTCCTGCATGGGTTCCATGCGGCGGCCAAAGCCCAGCATGCGGTGGGTGATGCCCTTGGCCCGGTCCACGTGCTGCTCGATCTTGGCGGCGGCTTCCTCGATTTCGGCGTGGTGGCCCATGCGGGCGGCGTCCTCTTCGGACAGCAGGTCGCGGATCCACCCGGCGTTCTCGCGGATGAGCATGAGCGGGTTGTTCACCTCGTGCGCCACCCCGGCGGCCAGTTTGCCGAGGGCGGCCATCTTGCTGGACTGCATGAGCGAGGCGTCAAGCATGGCCTGCCTGCGGTCGGCCTCGATGACCTTGTCCACGATCACCCGGGTGGTGAAGAAGGTGCCCAGGCAGATGACCACGGCCCCGCCCAGCAGGAACAGCACCACGATGAGCTGGGTGTGCGCCAGGGGCGAAAGGGGCTCGCGCGGGTCGTCCATGACCACCAGCAGCCAGGGCATGTTCTCGAGCCAGGTCATGCCGGTGACCATGGGGCGGCCATCGGTATTGGCGATGGTGTCCACCACCACCCCGCGCTTGGCCTTGTCGGGCATGGTCATGCGCAGGGCGGGCCGGGTCATGATGGCGCCGTTGTTGCGCGAATCGGATTGCAGGGTGCCGTCTGCGGCCAGCAGGAAGGCGTCGCTGTTGGTGCCGGAATAGGCACGGTGCAGCATGGTGCTGACGGCGGCGGAATCGATGGTGGCCCGCAGTATCCAGGCCCGACCGTTCTCGCGGCGCATGACCGCGATGATGAAGTGCGGAAAACGGCGGAACCCGGTGAACACGTCGCTGACGTACTGACCCTTCAGCATCACCTCGTGGAACCACGGCTCGTCGCGGTAGTTGGCCGCCTCCAGCGAGTACGGCCCCACGTAGGCCACGTGTTCGCCCTGGTCGTTGATGACCCCGATGTCCACGTAGGAACGGGCGTTGGACTGGATGACCCCGAAGATGGCGCCCAACTGGGTGGAATCGGACAACTCGCGAAACGAGTGGGTCCAGGCCAGGCTTTTTATCTGCGAGACCCGCTCGGCCAGAAAGGTGTCCAGCGCGCGGCGCTTGCTTTCGGTCACCGCCTCGATGCCCGAAACCATGCGCTCGTGGTAGGTCTTGGAAAACTGGAGATGGATGAAGAAGCCCAGTGCAAACAGCGGCACGAGCGAAAAGGCGAGCATGGCGAGGGTGAGCCTGCGCCGCAGCCTGGTGTATCCGCCAATGTCCATCGTGCCTCCAAAAAACGGGGCAAGCCTTCGTGGAACGGGCCGCCGGGGCGAGGGGGGCTTGGGAGCGAAGAAAGGGTGCCGCATGCCGCTCGCGGCCACGACCATGGCACACAACCGTCGCAGATGCGGCACATTCGTTTCATCAGGGATACGCCGGAGCATTTGCCCGGCAATCCTTCTCCCCCTGCGGCGCAGTTGTGAAACACGGACCGCGCGAGGGACACCCCATGTGCTAGAATTACCCGATCATCCAGCATTTTACAATCGCCGGAAGCCCCCGGGACGGCGAAACAGGGAAACATCCGCTGCGCTGCCCGGCGGTTTTCGCACCGCCGCCAACGCCGTGCCCGCGACGGGGATCAGATGGGGGCTGCGGGGTCCACGGCCCGGCGCGGGCGGTCGTCACCCCCGGCCTGATCAGCCTCCGCCGACGCTGCCTGATCGGCCTCCTCCAGCAGGCGGCGGCAGTCGGCCAGCATGGCGGCGCGCCGCTCGGCCAGTTGCGGCCCGTCGTTCATGATCATGTCCAACTGGCGGGTGTGGATGGTCATGTACCCGGCCACCAGCAGCATGCGCAGTGCGTCCGCCTCGGGCAGGTTTTCGATGCGGGCCGACAGCGCGTCGCGCCGCACCGTGCAGGCAAAGCCGAATTCGCCCAGCAGCCCGGCCACGAACTCCACCCGGCGCACCCGGCGTTCGATGTTGGCGGCCCCGCCGCGCAACTGAAAAACCACGTAGTTCTCGGGGGTGCGTTCGCCCACCAACGATTCCACGGCCACGAAGTGGAACCCGAAGCGCGAGTGCAGGCTACAGTAATTGCGCGAGACCATGAAGTAATTGCGCTCGGTGAAGAACGCGCTCTGCGACGCCGGGTCCAGATGCGGGTTGGCCGTGGCCTCGAACATCACCGACAGAAAGCCCTTGGCGTCCACCGGCGGCGGCCCCTGCCACGGCACGGCGTTCATGCCGCGCCACAGGGTGCGCATGGGCACGGAGGCTATCCGCGCGATGGGCACCAGCGGGCCGTTGACCTCGCCGTCGAAGCCGTCGTCCAGGTTGACCACCCAGAACTGCTTGGGCACGTCGCACTGCAACTGCTTGACCCGCTGCGGCGCGTGGCGCTGCTGCGAGCCGAAGCGGAACATCTCCGCCACGGCCTTTTCATGGCAGAACCGCCCAAGATCATGAAAGGTCTTGCAGTTGGCGGACTTGAAATCGGGCGAATCCGGGTCCAGGGTCAGGGGCAGCATGTGGTGGGCGGCGGCGTCCAGCGCCTGCAACACCGGGCTGCCGGGCATGAAGTTGCATTCGCGCGGGCCCGATTCGATGAAGGCCTCGATGCGGCCCGGATAGACCACGCCCACGTCGCCGTGCACGGTGACCACGGCCCCCTGCTCCAGCAGGTCCAGCGGGTTGCCCTGCCGGAACGGGCCGAACACGGCGGGCTTGCCGAATTCGCGCGCCACGGCGGCCAACTGGCTGGAAACGCGCCCCCGCTCGGCCACCACGGCGGCGGCACGGTCCAGCAGCATGCCCCAGTCGGCCAGGTCGCGCGCCACCACCAGCACGGCTCCGTCAGGGAAAGAGCGCACGTCGTCCCGTTCGCGCACGATGTGCACCGGCCCGGCCACCACGCCCGGCCCGGCGGTAACCCCGCCGTCCAGCAGGGCCGGGGGCGGGCATTCAAGCTGGGCGGCGTCTTCGGCCTCGGATTCGGCGTAGCTTTCCGGCAGGTGGGCGCGCGGCGCGGGCAATGGCCGGGCATGCAGCAGCGAGACGGAACCGTCCGGCTCCAGCAGCCAGTCGATCTCCTGGGGCAGGCCGCAGTGCTCCTCCACGGCCAGGGCCAGTTCGGCAACGGCACGGGCCGCCGCGTCATCAAGGACCGGCGCCGCCGGGCCGGATGCCGCATCGACGCCGGGGGCGATGCTGCGCAGCCGCACCGAACCGCCCACGCGGCACACGTGGTAGGCGTCCACGTCGTGCGCGCCGTCCTCCACGGCCTCGGACAGGCCACGCGCGGCGTAGACGTGCACCGAGGTGTCGCGGGCGTGCAGGGGGTTGCCGGTGTAGGCGATGCCCCCGGCCACGGGGGCCTCCACGGCAAAACAGCCCACGCACACGCAGGTGCCCGCATCGCGCAGGCCCCGGTTGCGGCGGTAGGCGATGGCCTGGGGCGAATACTTCAGGGCCAGGGTGGCGCGCAGGGCGTCCAGCACCCGCTGCCGGTCGGATTGCCTGCCGTGCTGGGAGTCGGGGCCGATGCCATCTTCGAACAGGGGAATGGACGGACCCCACAGGGTCATGCCGCCCGCATCGTCGTCCGTGTTCTCGCCAACGCCCGTCGAACCCTGCGGCCAGACCCGCCCGCGCAGCAACAGGCGCATGTCGCGCCCCTGCGCGCCGGGCCGCGCGGCCACCCGCGTGCGCAGGGCGGACAGGGCGTCCATGAGCGCGCCGGCAACCTCGTCCGGCGCCTCCGCCGTCTGGATCAGCCCGACGATGGAGGGCGAAAGGTCCATCAGATTGTCCGGCCTGATGCCGCCCGAAGCCTGCACTCGCCGCCCGATTTCCTCTTGCAGCCCCTGATGGCGGAACAGCCGCTGGCAGGCGGCGGCGGTGACGATGAACCCGTCGGGTACCCCGCCACCCGGCACTCCGGATGTCTCAGATTGCGCGGATGTCGCGGAAGTCGCGGAAGTCGCGGGCGCGGCATCATCCGCCCCGCGCGGGGCCAACGCCGCACGCAGCCCCCCCAGCCGGGTCAGGGCAGGGTCGGCAAGGTCTGGCTGGGCAAGGTCCGGATGGCCGAACGGCAGGGCAAGCGGGCCGTCCATGGTGGCCGGGCGGCCATAGACAATGGCCGCCACCTCGGCCTGGATGGCGTCGAAGCGGGCGGAAAGTTCCGGGTAGCGGCCGGGGGCCAGTTCGTCCAACTGGCGGATGCACTGGAAGACCTGGGTGGTGATGCGGGTGCACAGCGAGCGCACCGTCTGCATGCCGAAGGGATGGACACAGCACAGGGCCAGTTCCATCTCGGTCATCACTTCCTGCAGCTTGGCCCAGGCGTTGAGCACCAGCTTGAAGCGGTGATACCGCGCCGCGAAGGCCTCTTCGGCGGCGGCGCGTTCCTCGTCCCGCCGCTTGCGGCGGAAGGGCAGCCAGCAGAACAGACCCATGGCGGTTTTCCGGATGGAAGCAGGTTTCGGACGCCTTTAGGAACCCTTGCGCGCCGCCGCCCTACGATCAAGCTGGCACTGGGTGTAGGCGTCCTCGATCTTGAACAGCAACTCGTCGAAATCGGTTGGCTTCATCAGGTAGCCGAAGGCGCCAAGGCGCATGCCCTCCACCGCCACCTCCATGTCGGCGTGGCCGGAAAGCATGATCACCTCCACCCCCGGGAATTCGGTGCGGATGCGCTCCAACGCGCGCATGCCGCCCATGCCCGGCATCTTCACGTCCATGACCACCACGTCGGCTCCCTGGCGGGCCAGGTGTTCCAACGCTTCTTCTCCGCTGGCCGCGCGCGCCGCCGGGAAACCGCGTTTGCCAAGGCGCAGGGCCAGCATCTCGGTGCTTTCCGGCTCGTCGTCCACCAGCAGGACGCGCGGCAATGGCTTGCCGGAGTCGGGCCCTGCACCGCCGGAGTGGGCGCCGCCGGAATGGGCATCTGATGTCGGCGTGTCGGTCATGGGGCCTCCCGGCGTCTGGATGGCGCGCCCGTGCCCCACCCCGGGAGAGGGAGATGTGGAGACAGGTCCGCCCTGCCTTCCTACCGCTCTTTGGGATGGGCCACAAGGTGGCTGGATGCACGACAGTGCCGCTCTCGCCACGATGCTGCGCAGGGGGCTGACGGGATACGCCGGGCGATGTCCCGCGCGTCCGCGTCATTCGGACCTGCTGGGCAGGCCGATTCAGCCGATTCAGCCGGTTCAGCCGGTTCAGCCGGAGCAGCCGGGCAGGCCGGGCCACCCGCTCCTCTCGTTGTTCCCGCGCGTGAATTGGGCTAGAACCACCCTGACCCACTGACATGCTGGCACCGCAACCTCACATTCGGCCCACGGATTCGCCATGGTGAACTGGAGACTGCCCCGGGTGGTGCGCTTTCGCCCCAGCCTGCGCGTACGCATCGGCCTGCTGCTGGCCGCGCTGGCGGCCACGTCCATGGCCGCCGCCGCGCTGCCGCTGCTCATGGCCAGCGGACGGCTGTCCCTGCCCACGCCCTTCGGCACCTGGACGGCGGACCCGGCCACCGACGCCCTGGGGCTGATGCTGGTGGTTCTGTTTCTGGCAGGGCTGCTGGCCGTGGTCGTGTTCCGCCAGGTGCTGGGCCCCATCCGCCGCCTGGCGCTGGAAGGGTTGGAGGATGCCGACGCCTACGGCAACGAGGTGGAGGTGCTGGACCGCCGCCTGCGCCACCTGCTGGACACCATGCACCGCACCCAGGTGCAGTTGGAAGAAAGCCACGAAACCCTGCGCCAGACCGAAAAACTGGCCCTGGTGGGCAAGCTGGCCGCCGGGGTGGCCCATTCCATCCGCAATCCGCTGACGTCGGTGAAGCTGCGCCTGTTCGCGCTGGAACGCAGCCTGAAGCTGGGGCCGGACCAGAAGGAACAGCAGGAAGACTTCGAGGTCATCGCCGCAGAAATCCGCCACCTGGACGCCATCGTCACCAATTTTCTGGAATTCTCGCGCCGCCCGCGCCTGCGCATGCAGCCGGTCAGCCCGTCCGACGTGGTGGACATGACCCTGCAACTGCTCAAACACCGCCTGGAATCGTTCAACGTGGCGGTTGCGGTACACCGGACAGAACGCCTGCCCCTGGTGGACGGCGATGCCGAACAGCTGAAGGAAGCGCTGGTCAACCTCATCCTGAACGCCTGCGAAGCCATGGGCTACAACGGCACGCTGGACATCACGGAAGAAAAGGGCATCATCAATCCGTTGGGCCGGGCCGTGGTCATCCGCATTGCGGACAGCGGCCCCGGCGTGCCCCAGCATATCCGCGACGAAGTGTTCCAGCCGTTCTTCAGCACCAAGGAAGAAGGCACCGGCCTTGGCCTGCCCATCGCCCGGCGTATCTTCGAGGAGCATGGCGGCTGGCTGCACCTGCATTCGGCGCACGGCAAGGGAGCCACCTTCGTCATCGTGCTGCCCGCCCGCAAGGACGACTCATGGCTAAGATCCTGATAGTCGACGACGAACTGCAACTGCGCCAAAGCTTCCAGCGTCTGCTGGCCGGGGAAGGCCACGACGTGCGCGCCGCCTCCACCGGCGAGCAGGGCATCAAGCTGGTGCGCGAAGAGTTGCCCGAACTGGTGATCATGGACGTGCGCATGCCCGGCATGGACGGCCTGACCGCCCTGCGTGCCATCCGTGAGATAGACGCCCGCCTGCCGGTGGTCATCATGACCGCCTATTCCACCACCGAGACCGCCATCGAGGCCACCAAGCTGGGGGCCTTCGACTACATCCTGAAGCCCTTCGAAATCCCGGACATTCTCGCGCTCATCGAGCAGGCCGTGGAGGCGGGCCGCCGCATGCGCGCCCGCGTGGACATGGTGGCCGACGGCGAGGACGGCGACGGCGCCGGGCAGGAACCGCTGGGCGAAGCCCTGGTGGGCACCAGCCGGGCCATGCACCAGGTGTACAAGGCCATCGGCCGGGCCGCGCCCACCGACGCCCTGGTGCTGGTGCGGGGCGAATCGGGCACCGGCAAGGAACTGGTGGCCCGCGCCGTGTACCAGCACAGCCTGCGCGGCGAAAAGCCGTTTCTGGTCATCAACTGCGTGGCCATTCCGGATACGCTGCTGGAAAGCGAGCTGTTCGGCTACGAGAAGGGGGCCTTCACCGGGGCCACCAACCGCCGGGTGGGCAAGATAGAACAGGCGGGCGGCGGCACCGTGTTCCTGGACGAAATAGGCGACATGCCCCTGGGCATTCAGGCCAAGCTGCTGCGCCTGTTGCAGGAAAAGCAGATCGAACGGCTGGGCGGCAGGCAGCCCATCCCCGTGGACGTGCGCATCATCGCCGCCACCAACACCGACCTGGAAGCCGCCGTGGCCGACGGGCGCTTCCGCGAGGACCTGTACTACCGGCTGAAGGTGGTCACCCTGTGGCTGCCCCCCCTGCGCGAACGTAGCGAGGACATCCCCCCGCTGGCCCGGTACTTTCTGGCCCGCTTCTCGCGCGAGATGGACATGCAGAACCCCGGCATCACCCCGGAGGCCCTGGCCTATCTGGAAGCACAGCCGTGGCCGGGCAACGTGCGCGAACTGGGCAACACCGTGCACAAGGCGCTGGTGTTCAGCCGGGGCGGGCCGCTGGGCGAACCGGACCTGAAGCAGGCGCTTGAAGCCAGCCGGGGCGTGCGCCCCGGCAGCGAAGGCCCGACCTGCGACCTTTCGCTGGCCGCCGACCAGACCATGCAGGAGCTCATCCGCCGCACCCTCAGCGAAAGCGACGGCGACAACGTGTTCGATTCGCTGATGGACCACGTGGGGCGGCTGGTGGTGCGCGAGGCGCTGCACCTTACCGGGGGCAACCGCACCCGCGCCGCGCGCCTGCTGGGGCTTTCGCGCCCCACCCTGCTGGCCAAGATCGAAAAATACGGCCTGCGCATAGAGACGCAGGTTTCCTGACGGCAACTGTCCGTCCGTACGCCCCCATTTCTCCACCAGTTCACCGCTCCCCCGCGCCACGTGCGGCATCTCTTGCGACTGCCCGTTCAACTAGCATCAACGAAAGGCCCGCCACACCGCGAGGCTGGCCGGTTTCATCCGTTATCACCCTCTTGTGTTGCGACCGTTTCTCGGATAGTTGCAAGGTACCAAATGGCAAGACTGCTATCATATATTTTTTGCAAGACCCGACCCGAACCAGGAAGCCCACGGTTTCCGGAACCACCCATAGATGCACATGCCCGTAAAGCCCGCCTTCAACCCCCTGTATCAGCAGGTCAAGGAATCGCTGCTCCGCCGCATCGCCGCTGGTGAATGGGCGCCGGGCAGCTTCCTGCCCAGCGAACCCGTGCTGGCCGAAGAATACGGCGTCAGCCACGGCACCCTGCGCAAG
It contains:
- a CDS encoding response regulator, with protein sequence MTDTPTSDAHSGGAHSGGAGPDSGKPLPRVLLVDDEPESTEMLALRLGKRGFPAARAASGEEALEHLARQGADVVVMDVKMPGMGGMRALERIRTEFPGVEVIMLSGHADMEVAVEGMRLGAFGYLMKPTDFDELLFKIEDAYTQCQLDRRAAARKGS
- a CDS encoding sensor histidine kinase; the protein is MVNWRLPRVVRFRPSLRVRIGLLLAALAATSMAAAALPLLMASGRLSLPTPFGTWTADPATDALGLMLVVLFLAGLLAVVVFRQVLGPIRRLALEGLEDADAYGNEVEVLDRRLRHLLDTMHRTQVQLEESHETLRQTEKLALVGKLAAGVAHSIRNPLTSVKLRLFALERSLKLGPDQKEQQEDFEVIAAEIRHLDAIVTNFLEFSRRPRLRMQPVSPSDVVDMTLQLLKHRLESFNVAVAVHRTERLPLVDGDAEQLKEALVNLILNACEAMGYNGTLDITEEKGIINPLGRAVVIRIADSGPGVPQHIRDEVFQPFFSTKEEGTGLGLPIARRIFEEHGGWLHLHSAHGKGATFVIVLPARKDDSWLRS
- a CDS encoding sigma-54-dependent transcriptional regulator gives rise to the protein MAKILIVDDELQLRQSFQRLLAGEGHDVRAASTGEQGIKLVREELPELVIMDVRMPGMDGLTALRAIREIDARLPVVIMTAYSTTETAIEATKLGAFDYILKPFEIPDILALIEQAVEAGRRMRARVDMVADGEDGDGAGQEPLGEALVGTSRAMHQVYKAIGRAAPTDALVLVRGESGTGKELVARAVYQHSLRGEKPFLVINCVAIPDTLLESELFGYEKGAFTGATNRRVGKIEQAGGGTVFLDEIGDMPLGIQAKLLRLLQEKQIERLGGRQPIPVDVRIIAATNTDLEAAVADGRFREDLYYRLKVVTLWLPPLRERSEDIPPLARYFLARFSREMDMQNPGITPEALAYLEAQPWPGNVRELGNTVHKALVFSRGGPLGEPDLKQALEASRGVRPGSEGPTCDLSLAADQTMQELIRRTLSESDGDNVFDSLMDHVGRLVVREALHLTGGNRTRAARLLGLSRPTLLAKIEKYGLRIETQVS